A genomic region of Exiguobacterium oxidotolerans JCM 12280 contains the following coding sequences:
- the galU gene encoding UTP--glucose-1-phosphate uridylyltransferase GalU: MKRVKKAVIPAAGLGTRFLPATKAMPKEMLPIVDKPTIQYIIEEAIESGIEDILIITGKGKRAIEDHFDSVPELEANLISKNKSELLYLVEATTNINIHFIRQSKPKGLGDAILQAKAFIGNEPFVVMLGDDIVQADVPCTRQLIEQYEITNSSIIGVQPVADKDTHRYGIVDPSTSISENLHKVKSFVEKPEPGTAPSNLAILGRYLLTPEIFKYLETQEVGSGGEIQLTDAITRLNEMQRVFAYEFDGKRYDVGEKLGFIQTTLEFALKRDDLGDDVAKMMEDLLAERATNKSLV; encoded by the coding sequence ATGAAAAGAGTAAAAAAAGCAGTTATTCCGGCAGCGGGTCTCGGGACACGTTTTCTACCTGCCACAAAAGCGATGCCAAAAGAAATGTTGCCAATCGTCGATAAGCCAACGATTCAATATATCATTGAAGAAGCAATCGAATCGGGGATTGAAGACATTTTAATCATCACCGGTAAAGGGAAACGAGCGATTGAAGATCACTTTGATTCAGTTCCGGAACTTGAAGCGAACTTGATTTCAAAAAATAAATCGGAGTTGTTGTATCTTGTCGAAGCGACAACAAACATCAACATCCATTTCATTCGTCAATCTAAACCAAAAGGACTAGGTGATGCAATTCTTCAAGCAAAAGCCTTTATCGGCAATGAGCCTTTCGTCGTCATGCTCGGGGATGATATCGTTCAAGCCGATGTTCCATGTACGCGCCAGTTGATTGAACAATACGAAATCACGAACAGCTCGATCATCGGTGTGCAACCGGTCGCGGATAAAGACACGCATCGTTACGGAATCGTTGATCCAAGTACAAGCATCTCAGAGAACTTACATAAAGTAAAATCATTTGTCGAAAAACCGGAACCTGGAACGGCGCCATCGAACTTAGCGATCTTAGGACGTTACTTATTAACACCGGAAATCTTTAAATACCTCGAAACACAAGAAGTTGGTTCAGGTGGCGAAATCCAGCTGACAGACGCGATTACGCGGCTCAACGAAATGCAACGGGTCTTTGCCTATGAATTTGATGGCAAACGTTACGACGTCGGGGAAAAACTCGGTTTTATCCAGACGACACTCGAGTTCGCCTTGAAGCGTGACGATCTTGGAGATGATGTCGCGAAAATGATGGAAGACTTACTTGCAGAACGGGCAACGAACAAATCACTTGTCTAA
- a CDS encoding nucleoside-diphosphate sugar epimerase/dehydratase: MKFYYYYRTLTLACIDAVALIIAMSFTYFFLYPKELFSLVDTELLLQSAVLFSLLFVSVAFLMKLYRVNWKYASIQEALTLSLSLGVSSIGLMIYQKFVFGQILERITILSFCIALLLLGAIRIALRLLGIGQHWRKYALPRRMVKSRKRTLVIGAGRAGRSLVRQLYASPFHKLKPVAFVDDDPKNMHFMIQGIEVVGTTDDLETVIEKHRIEAIVLAIPSLSQQRRVELITEAKTLCKNVQILPMIEELVTGKVSVNAIRDVSIEDLLGREAVELDISGIRSEIEGRTVLVTGAGGSIGSEICRQIVQFNPTTMLLLGHGENSIYLIERELRALQLPINLVPIIADVQDRTRLEEVFATHKPQVVFHAAAHKHVPLMEANPYESVKNNVYGTKNVAEVADLFNVERFVMISTDKAVNPTNVMGSTKRIAEMVVQDLGSRSQTKFAVVRFGNVLGSRGSVIPLFKSQILAGGPVTVTHPEMTRFFMTIPEASRLVIQAGILADGGEVFVLDMGEPVKIVDLAKNMIELSGFTEDEMPIVFSGIRPGEKMYEELLKDGEVDSEAIYPKIFVGRTRQKESLEHIFALVNQHRESPLQLRNVLLDIANDVSTLEKNLI, encoded by the coding sequence ATGAAATTTTATTATTATTACCGGACACTGACGTTAGCTTGTATTGATGCAGTCGCCCTAATTATTGCGATGAGCTTTACGTACTTTTTCTTATATCCGAAGGAATTATTTTCGTTAGTTGATACAGAACTTTTGTTACAATCAGCCGTGTTATTTTCCTTGTTATTCGTCAGCGTTGCATTCTTGATGAAGTTGTACCGTGTCAACTGGAAGTATGCCAGTATTCAAGAAGCATTAACGCTCTCTTTATCATTAGGCGTTAGCTCAATCGGTCTAATGATTTATCAAAAATTTGTTTTCGGACAGATTTTAGAACGAATCACGATTTTGAGTTTTTGTATTGCCCTTTTGTTACTGGGAGCAATTCGCATTGCGCTCCGCCTACTTGGGATCGGCCAACATTGGCGGAAATATGCATTACCACGACGGATGGTCAAATCACGGAAGCGGACACTTGTAATTGGTGCTGGTCGTGCCGGACGTTCACTCGTTCGCCAGTTATATGCTTCACCGTTCCATAAATTAAAACCGGTTGCTTTTGTTGACGATGATCCAAAAAACATGCACTTCATGATTCAGGGAATCGAGGTCGTCGGGACAACAGACGATTTAGAAACAGTAATCGAAAAACATCGAATCGAAGCAATCGTCCTTGCGATTCCATCGCTGTCGCAACAACGGCGGGTTGAACTGATCACGGAAGCAAAAACGTTATGTAAAAATGTTCAGATTTTACCAATGATCGAGGAGCTTGTCACTGGGAAAGTCTCGGTCAATGCAATTCGTGATGTTTCAATTGAAGATTTACTTGGACGGGAAGCTGTCGAACTCGATATTTCCGGCATTCGGTCAGAGATTGAAGGGCGGACTGTTCTTGTGACAGGAGCAGGAGGATCGATTGGTTCGGAAATCTGCCGGCAAATCGTTCAGTTTAATCCAACGACGATGTTGTTACTTGGTCATGGAGAAAACAGTATCTATTTGATTGAACGGGAGTTACGTGCATTACAGTTACCAATCAACCTAGTACCAATTATTGCTGACGTTCAGGATCGTACTCGATTAGAAGAAGTATTTGCGACACATAAACCACAAGTTGTTTTCCATGCAGCTGCACACAAGCATGTTCCGTTAATGGAAGCAAACCCATATGAATCGGTCAAAAATAATGTCTATGGAACAAAGAATGTTGCAGAAGTAGCTGATTTATTTAACGTTGAACGATTTGTCATGATTTCAACAGATAAGGCAGTGAATCCAACAAATGTCATGGGATCAACAAAACGAATTGCAGAGATGGTCGTGCAGGATTTAGGAAGTCGCAGCCAAACAAAATTTGCAGTTGTCCGTTTTGGAAACGTTCTGGGAAGCCGTGGTTCTGTTATTCCACTCTTTAAGTCGCAGATTTTGGCCGGTGGACCGGTAACGGTAACCCATCCAGAAATGACACGTTTCTTCATGACAATCCCAGAAGCAAGTCGCTTAGTCATTCAAGCTGGTATTTTAGCGGATGGTGGCGAAGTGTTTGTGCTCGATATGGGTGAGCCGGTTAAGATTGTTGATCTTGCAAAAAATATGATTGAACTGAGTGGATTTACGGAAGATGAAATGCCGATTGTATTCTCAGGGATTCGACCGGGAGAGAAGATGTATGAAGAATTGCTGAAAGACGGTGAAGTCGATTCGGAAGCCATTTATCCAAAAATCTTCGTTGGCAGAACACGCCAAAAAGAGTCACTCGAGCATATCTTTGCACTCGTAAACCAGCACAGGGAGTCACCATTACAATTACGCAATGTCTTACTGGATATTGCCAACGACGTCAGTACGCTTGAAAAGAATCTTATTTAA
- a CDS encoding NAD-dependent epimerase/dehydratase family protein, which produces MKKVLVTSKNGYISKKIVEKFNKELIMCEAKSVRNQYYNEINFDEYSTVIHTAAIVHKNDSKNKFAEINSDLTFKIAKDCKSKGCKLFIFISTMNVFGQTNGVINSSTEEKPITLYGESKLNAEKKILSLEDDNFKIAIVRPPMVYGAEAPGNYKNLVKLSKILYIFPSIKNKRSMIFIDNLTHFIYELYKAKKSGVFHPQNSDYICTTELVLNLRKEMNKKTILLSFFNPLVRFLIKKNSYFEKIFGDLYYDQEDFKYDFYESPINFEKSIVIIESENIKNENGFK; this is translated from the coding sequence ATGAAAAAAGTATTAGTGACAAGTAAAAATGGATATATTTCAAAAAAAATTGTAGAAAAATTTAATAAAGAGCTTATTATGTGCGAAGCAAAGTCAGTACGAAACCAATATTATAACGAGATTAATTTTGATGAATATTCAACTGTTATTCATACGGCTGCTATCGTTCATAAAAATGATTCAAAAAATAAATTTGCAGAAATTAATAGCGATTTAACATTTAAAATAGCGAAAGATTGTAAATCCAAAGGTTGTAAACTGTTCATTTTTATAAGTACTATGAATGTATTTGGACAAACTAATGGAGTTATTAATAGTAGTACAGAAGAAAAACCAATAACTTTATATGGAGAGTCTAAACTAAATGCTGAGAAGAAAATACTTAGTTTAGAAGATGACAACTTTAAAATTGCAATCGTACGACCACCAATGGTATACGGAGCTGAAGCCCCAGGAAATTATAAAAATTTAGTTAAACTTTCTAAAATTTTATATATTTTCCCTTCGATAAAAAATAAGAGAAGTATGATATTTATAGATAATTTAACTCATTTCATATACGAGTTATATAAAGCTAAAAAATCAGGAGTATTTCATCCTCAAAATAGTGATTACATATGTACTACTGAATTAGTACTAAATTTAAGGAAAGAAATGAACAAAAAAACAATTCTTTTAAGTTTTTTTAATCCATTGGTAAGATTTTTAATTAAAAAAAACAGTTATTTCGAAAAAATTTTTGGGGATTTATATTATGATCAAGAAGACTTTAAATACGATTTTTATGAATCACCAATTAATTTTGAAAAATCAATCGTAATTATAGAGAGCGAGAATATAAAAAATGAGAATGGATTTAAATAA
- a CDS encoding glycosyltransferase family 2 protein, with the protein MRMDLNNRIFVSIIMPTFNDMEFIGKSIDSVLNQTFRNFELLVVDDCSTDETKSYIEKRKNQDGRIKYLSNAKNSGAAVSRNLGVEVAQGELIAFIDSDDVWFENKLEKQIAFMMENNYLFTCTFYNKIDTNDNDLDTIITFPFETNYNDLLKNNCGNSTVIYNAKKLGKFYIENIKKRNDYLMWLKVIKKSSKLYCLDEVLSSHRLRQGSISSNKLDLVKYHWKVYREYEKINIFYSLYLTLFWIKKTILKRGKR; encoded by the coding sequence ATGAGAATGGATTTAAATAATAGAATATTTGTTTCAATAATAATGCCTACATTTAACGATATGGAATTTATCGGGAAATCTATCGATTCTGTATTAAATCAAACCTTTAGAAATTTTGAATTATTAGTTGTCGATGATTGTTCAACAGATGAAACTAAATCTTATATAGAGAAAAGAAAAAATCAAGATGGAAGAATAAAATATCTAAGTAATGCTAAAAATTCTGGAGCAGCTGTTTCGAGAAATTTAGGTGTAGAAGTTGCACAAGGAGAGCTCATAGCTTTTATTGATAGTGATGATGTTTGGTTTGAAAATAAGCTTGAAAAGCAAATTGCATTTATGATGGAAAATAACTATCTGTTCACCTGCACTTTTTACAATAAAATAGACACAAATGATAATGATTTGGATACTATAATAACGTTTCCTTTTGAAACAAATTATAATGATTTATTAAAAAATAATTGTGGTAATTCAACAGTTATATATAATGCAAAAAAATTAGGTAAATTTTATATAGAGAATATAAAAAAAAGAAATGATTATTTAATGTGGTTAAAAGTAATAAAAAAAAGTAGCAAGCTCTATTGTCTAGACGAAGTACTATCTAGTCATAGATTACGGCAAGGATCAATTTCGAGTAATAAGCTGGATCTAGTTAAATATCATTGGAAAGTATATCGCGAATATGAAAAAATAAATATTTTCTATTCTTTGTATTTAACTTTATTTTGGATAAAAAAAACTATACTTAAAAGAGGTAAACGATAA
- a CDS encoding glycosyltransferase family 4 protein translates to MSKEKKMRIALLAAGSDVHAVRWANKLNELGHEVHLIFQKNHDLKQDQVSNQIKVHKLNFKKTIGYYLNTIELKKILNKINPDILNAHYASGYGTLARLTNFHPCIISVYGSDVYDFPYKSKINMSIIKKNLNYADGIASTSHVMANQTIDLGIKHELKDIKITPFGVDTNKFKRNDRNTSNEKIIIGSIKKLSPKYGLEYSIKAIKYMIDNKMIDLEKLNFEYRIYGEGNQKEDFEKFIKLNNLEKYIKLKGRVPNTQVPNELNNFDIFIGSSILESESFGVAIVEAMACEIPVIVSNVGGFKEVVGNGQYGVVFERKNVKELADKIIDLIENPEKRRKMGKLSRKRVLDEYDWENNSNLMVDFMKNIKKEFNK, encoded by the coding sequence ATGAGTAAGGAGAAAAAAATGAGAATTGCTTTATTAGCAGCTGGTTCTGATGTTCATGCAGTTAGGTGGGCAAATAAGTTAAATGAATTAGGACATGAGGTACATTTAATTTTTCAAAAAAATCATGATTTAAAGCAAGATCAGGTTTCCAATCAAATAAAAGTTCACAAGTTAAATTTTAAGAAAACAATTGGGTATTATCTGAATACGATTGAATTAAAAAAAATATTAAACAAAATTAATCCAGATATATTAAATGCGCATTATGCAAGTGGCTATGGAACACTTGCGCGTCTTACTAATTTTCATCCATGTATTATTTCTGTATATGGAAGTGATGTATATGATTTTCCTTATAAATCAAAAATAAATATGAGTATTATAAAGAAAAATTTAAATTATGCTGATGGGATTGCTTCTACTAGTCATGTTATGGCAAATCAAACTATTGATTTAGGAATTAAACATGAGCTAAAAGATATAAAAATCACACCATTTGGTGTTGATACAAATAAATTTAAAAGAAATGATAGAAATACTTCTAACGAAAAAATTATTATAGGAAGTATTAAAAAACTATCTCCTAAATATGGGTTAGAGTATAGTATTAAAGCAATTAAATATATGATTGATAACAAAATGATTGATTTGGAAAAACTAAACTTTGAATATCGAATTTATGGAGAAGGAAATCAAAAAGAGGATTTTGAAAAGTTCATTAAATTAAATAATTTAGAAAAATATATTAAATTAAAGGGACGAGTTCCAAATACTCAAGTACCAAATGAGCTTAATAATTTTGATATTTTTATAGGGTCTAGTATTTTAGAAAGTGAAAGTTTTGGAGTTGCAATTGTTGAAGCAATGGCTTGTGAAATACCTGTCATTGTATCAAACGTTGGTGGCTTTAAAGAAGTAGTTGGAAATGGTCAGTATGGTGTAGTTTTTGAAAGAAAAAATGTGAAAGAGTTAGCTGATAAAATTATAGATCTAATTGAAAATCCTGAAAAAAGAAGAAAAATGGGGAAATTATCTAGAAAACGTGTTTTGGATGAATACGACTGGGAAAATAACTCAAATTTAATGGTTGATTTCATGAAAAATATAAAGAAGGAATTTAATAAATGA
- a CDS encoding CpsD/CapB family tyrosine-protein kinase, translating into MAKKSKMHKDARNLITVTQPKSPIAEQYRTIRTNIEFMAVDKEIQVMLITSATQSEGKSTTSSNLAVAYAQQGKKVLIIDTDMRRPTVHYTFKVANGLGLSSLLTRQAELEKAVLPTKIDNLSILTAGPIPPNPAELLSSRAMENLILELRENYDVIILDAPPLLQVADSRITSKLTDGVVLVVGCTTSDRQRVLKAKEQLELAEAKILGVVLNRRELTDDSAYQYYYSYE; encoded by the coding sequence ATGGCTAAGAAAAGTAAAATGCATAAAGACGCACGGAACTTAATTACGGTCACACAACCGAAATCGCCAATCGCCGAGCAATACCGGACGATTCGGACGAATATCGAGTTCATGGCCGTTGATAAAGAAATTCAAGTCATGCTGATTACATCAGCAACGCAAAGTGAAGGAAAATCGACGACGTCGTCGAACCTTGCTGTTGCCTATGCTCAACAAGGGAAAAAAGTTCTAATCATCGATACCGACATGCGTCGTCCGACGGTTCACTATACGTTTAAAGTCGCAAATGGTCTTGGTTTATCGAGTCTCTTGACACGCCAAGCAGAGCTTGAAAAAGCTGTGCTCCCGACAAAAATTGACAACTTATCAATTTTAACAGCAGGTCCGATTCCACCTAACCCGGCGGAACTACTATCATCACGGGCGATGGAAAATCTGATTTTAGAACTTCGTGAAAATTATGACGTCATCATCCTTGACGCACCGCCGTTACTGCAAGTCGCAGATAGCCGGATTACATCAAAATTAACTGACGGCGTTGTCTTAGTCGTCGGCTGTACGACTTCTGACCGTCAGCGTGTCTTGAAGGCGAAAGAACAGCTCGAACTGGCGGAAGCGAAGATTCTCGGCGTCGTCTTGAACCGTCGTGAACTGACGGATGATTCCGCATACCAATACTACTATTCTTATGAGTGA
- a CDS encoding sugar transferase, which yields MNYLAIKRPLGFVIALVACLILIPVFMLIMAAIKFESRGPVFFKQKRVGLNKNHFNILKFRTMYIETPNDTPTHLLADPDVYITRVGKILRKTSLDELPQLFNILKGEMAFVGPRPALWNQYDLIDERDKYKANDTLPGLTGWAQINGRDELPIEVKAKLDGDYVRRMGLLIDARCFVATIFSVLKSDGVVEGGTGKITNKEVASTKE from the coding sequence GTGAACTATTTAGCAATTAAACGTCCACTTGGCTTCGTAATAGCTTTAGTGGCCTGTCTTATACTGATTCCTGTCTTCATGTTGATCATGGCTGCAATCAAGTTCGAATCTCGTGGACCTGTATTTTTTAAACAAAAACGAGTGGGATTAAATAAAAATCATTTTAACATTTTGAAATTTAGAACGATGTATATCGAAACACCGAATGATACACCAACACATTTGTTAGCAGATCCGGATGTCTACATCACACGCGTCGGAAAAATCTTACGTAAAACCAGCTTAGATGAGTTGCCTCAATTATTTAATATCCTAAAAGGAGAAATGGCATTTGTAGGACCACGTCCAGCACTTTGGAATCAATACGATTTGATTGATGAACGAGATAAGTATAAAGCGAACGACACCTTACCAGGATTAACGGGATGGGCACAAATTAATGGCCGTGATGAACTACCAATCGAAGTAAAGGCAAAACTTGATGGAGACTATGTACGTCGTATGGGTCTCTTAATTGATGCTAGATGTTTTGTTGCTACTATTTTTAGCGTGCTTAAAAGTGATGGTGTAGTCGAAGGTGGGACTGGAAAGATCACTAATAAAGAAGTAGCAAGTACAAAGGAGTAA
- a CDS encoding YveK family protein, translating to MNETISLQELFSVLRKSLWRILALTIVAAVIAFAVSTFLINPTYQAGTQILVTPKKQENNVIDASQVQSSVTLVNTYRVIIKSPAILEKVQAEVDNAPTSIDALNSMITVESEQNSQVINVSVQSTDAALASNVANSVANVFSDDITELMNVDNVKVLSVSGIPTSPVSPNIILNTAIAAVVGFLLGVGLAFLREVLDRRIRTEEQVQQILDLPVLGSIPDIDSKVFKSSAKATKREAAKQYG from the coding sequence ATGAATGAAACGATTAGCTTGCAAGAATTATTTTCAGTTTTACGGAAGTCGCTTTGGCGGATTCTCGCCCTGACGATCGTCGCAGCCGTCATCGCTTTTGCCGTCAGTACGTTTTTGATTAATCCGACGTACCAAGCTGGAACACAAATTCTTGTCACACCGAAAAAACAAGAGAACAATGTCATCGATGCGTCACAAGTCCAGTCGTCGGTCACACTCGTCAATACATACCGTGTCATCATCAAAAGCCCAGCAATTTTAGAAAAAGTCCAAGCAGAAGTCGATAATGCACCTACGAGTATTGATGCATTGAACAGCATGATCACTGTCGAAAGTGAACAAAACTCCCAGGTCATCAACGTCTCTGTCCAAAGTACAGATGCAGCACTTGCTTCAAACGTTGCTAATTCGGTTGCAAACGTCTTCAGTGATGATATCACTGAATTGATGAATGTCGATAACGTCAAAGTTTTATCGGTCTCAGGCATTCCGACGTCACCGGTCAGCCCGAATATCATCTTGAATACGGCGATTGCAGCAGTTGTTGGGTTCTTACTCGGCGTCGGTCTGGCCTTCTTACGTGAAGTTCTCGACCGCCGGATCCGGACGGAAGAACAAGTCCAACAAATCCTTGATCTACCGGTCTTAGGTAGTATCCCGGACATCGATAGCAAAGTCTTTAAATCGTCAGCGAAGGCAACCAAACGAGAGGCGGCAAAACAATATGGCTAA
- a CDS encoding LCP family protein: MERVKKKRKAKKRWTPLKIMLLIALVLVVGIGGFIGYTYYQVDQTVKKIQSPVKNTGDAVVEKQKPVSVLLLGVDQRPGERGRSDSIMVMTLNPTRNESRLVSIPRDTKVDIVGKGTNDKINHAYSFGGPDMAIKTVENFLDIPINYYAEINMQGFTSLVDAVGGVTVNNDLDFKVGDKHFGVGKINLNGDEALKYTRMRYEDPRGDFGRQMRQRDVIGQVVSKLSSDVSISKFNAIMDVVGENAQTNVSFKPMRTLAFDYMDAFKNQENLKLEGAGGKEADGIYYWHPTDDSLEQTKTALQYSLGIE; encoded by the coding sequence GTGGAACGCGTCAAAAAGAAACGAAAAGCCAAAAAGCGGTGGACGCCGCTGAAGATCATGCTGTTGATTGCTTTGGTCCTCGTCGTCGGCATCGGCGGATTCATCGGTTATACATACTATCAAGTCGACCAAACCGTCAAGAAAATTCAGTCACCGGTCAAAAATACGGGTGATGCCGTCGTCGAGAAACAAAAACCGGTTTCGGTTCTGTTGCTTGGGGTTGATCAACGCCCAGGTGAGCGCGGACGCAGTGACTCGATCATGGTCATGACACTGAACCCGACCCGGAACGAAAGTCGCCTCGTCAGTATCCCCCGTGATACGAAAGTCGATATCGTTGGCAAAGGGACGAACGATAAAATCAACCACGCGTATTCATTTGGTGGACCGGATATGGCGATCAAAACGGTCGAGAACTTCCTCGATATTCCAATCAACTACTATGCGGAAATCAACATGCAAGGGTTTACGTCACTCGTCGATGCCGTTGGTGGGGTGACGGTCAATAATGATTTAGACTTCAAAGTCGGCGACAAACACTTTGGCGTCGGAAAAATCAACCTCAATGGTGACGAAGCATTAAAGTACACACGGATGCGGTATGAAGATCCACGGGGAGACTTCGGTCGCCAGATGCGTCAACGTGATGTCATCGGACAAGTCGTGTCAAAACTGTCGTCAGACGTATCAATCAGTAAATTTAATGCGATCATGGATGTCGTCGGGGAAAATGCCCAAACGAACGTCTCGTTCAAACCGATGCGGACGCTCGCTTTTGACTATATGGATGCCTTTAAGAATCAGGAAAACTTAAAGCTTGAAGGAGCGGGTGGAAAAGAAGCGGATGGCATTTATTACTGGCATCCGACGGACGATTCGCTCGAACAAACAAAAACTGCATTACAATATTCGTTAGGAATCGAATGA
- a CDS encoding tyrosine-protein phosphatase, producing MVDLHCHLLPLVDDGPASVEHTLQLAEQAVAEGVSQIIATPHLYHPQFETEDVDVRLTVAELNVLLKQRDIRLTVYPGHEIRLTGELIEEIKAGKALPLADSRYLLIEFPSSGIPSYARQVFAELISDGYIPIIAHPEKNKAIIQNPNLLFELISNGAISQVTCASLIGKYGKDVQRFAIALLENGLAHLVASDAHHIEKRPFYWEQCRKYLAQELEGWLYDEVYENNEAVLLNQLVTINPPSPVEKNWKGQWV from the coding sequence ATGGTTGATTTGCACTGTCATCTCTTACCACTCGTCGATGATGGTCCGGCGAGCGTCGAACATACATTACAACTCGCAGAACAGGCTGTTGCAGAAGGGGTGTCGCAAATCATCGCGACACCACACCTCTACCACCCACAGTTCGAAACGGAAGACGTCGATGTCCGGTTGACGGTCGCTGAACTGAACGTCTTACTGAAACAACGGGATATTCGCTTGACGGTATATCCGGGACACGAGATTCGCTTGACAGGGGAATTGATCGAAGAAATCAAAGCGGGAAAGGCGTTACCACTCGCAGATTCGCGTTACTTATTGATTGAGTTTCCGTCGAGCGGGATTCCGTCCTATGCGCGGCAAGTCTTTGCTGAGTTGATTTCCGATGGCTATATTCCTATCATTGCCCATCCGGAAAAGAATAAAGCAATCATCCAAAATCCAAATCTCCTGTTCGAATTGATTTCGAACGGAGCAATCAGTCAGGTGACATGTGCTAGTCTGATTGGTAAGTACGGGAAGGATGTTCAACGGTTCGCTATTGCCTTACTTGAAAACGGCCTTGCTCATCTGGTTGCGTCAGACGCCCACCATATCGAAAAACGTCCGTTCTACTGGGAGCAGTGCCGGAAGTACTTGGCACAAGAACTCGAAGGCTGGTTGTATGATGAAGTGTACGAAAACAATGAAGCCGTTTTATTGAATCAGCTTGTGACGATTAATCCGCCGAGTCCAGTCGAGAAGAACTGGAAGGGACAGTGGGTCTAA
- a CDS encoding nucleotide sugar dehydrogenase, which yields MKNLVNEILLKKEKIAVVGLGYVGMPIAVEFAKKVKVIGFDISEEKVNLYKSGIDPTKEIGDEEIKKSKVAFTSNPKVLKNAKFHIVAVPTPINLDKTPNLDPVIGASELIGKNLSKGSIVVYESTVYPGVTEDICIPILEKNSGLKCGIDFKVGYSPERINPGDKVHTLENIVKIVSGIDEESLEIISGIYEIVIKAGVHKASSIKVAEAAKVVENSQRDINIAFMNELAIVFNKMNINTNEVIEAMNTKWNSLGFYPGLVGGHCIGVDPYYFIYEAEKLGYHSQIILSGRKINDSIGNFISENIIKQLVVANKKVKEAKIGIFGATFKEDCPDIRNSKVLDIVMGLNSYGIEPQIIDYNVNEKDFFNEYGKKISVIDEINNLDCIVLAVGHEKYKEMNVDEWNNLCGNVTDKVFIDVKSTVNEKDLKDVGFKYWSL from the coding sequence ATGAAAAACTTAGTAAATGAAATCCTTTTGAAAAAAGAGAAAATAGCAGTAGTAGGTCTTGGATATGTAGGAATGCCAATCGCAGTAGAATTTGCTAAAAAAGTTAAAGTTATAGGTTTTGATATTAGTGAAGAAAAAGTAAATCTTTATAAATCAGGGATTGATCCTACGAAAGAAATTGGAGATGAAGAGATTAAAAAATCAAAGGTAGCGTTTACAAGCAATCCTAAAGTTTTAAAAAATGCAAAATTTCATATTGTTGCGGTTCCAACACCAATAAATCTAGATAAAACACCCAATTTAGATCCAGTGATAGGTGCAAGCGAACTTATCGGAAAAAACCTAAGTAAAGGATCAATTGTAGTTTACGAATCGACTGTTTATCCAGGTGTAACTGAAGATATATGCATCCCTATTCTTGAAAAAAATTCTGGTCTTAAATGCGGAATTGACTTCAAAGTTGGATATTCACCAGAAAGAATTAATCCGGGTGACAAAGTACACACTTTGGAAAATATTGTTAAAATAGTTTCGGGGATAGATGAAGAATCCTTAGAAATAATAAGTGGTATTTACGAAATAGTAATTAAAGCTGGAGTTCACAAAGCTTCATCAATAAAAGTTGCAGAAGCTGCGAAAGTTGTTGAAAATAGCCAAAGGGACATCAATATTGCTTTTATGAACGAATTAGCAATTGTTTTTAATAAGATGAATATCAATACGAATGAAGTAATTGAAGCAATGAACACTAAATGGAATTCACTAGGTTTTTATCCTGGCTTAGTTGGAGGTCATTGTATAGGTGTTGATCCTTACTACTTTATCTATGAAGCTGAAAAATTGGGTTATCATAGTCAGATTATTTTATCAGGAAGAAAAATAAATGATAGTATTGGTAACTTTATTTCAGAAAATATTATTAAACAATTAGTCGTAGCAAATAAAAAAGTCAAAGAGGCAAAAATCGGCATTTTCGGTGCGACATTCAAAGAAGACTGCCCGGATATTCGTAACTCAAAAGTACTAGATATAGTTATGGGATTGAATAGTTATGGAATTGAACCTCAAATTATTGATTATAACGTAAACGAAAAAGACTTTTTCAATGAATATGGTAAAAAAATCTCTGTAATTGATGAAATTAACAACTTAGATTGTATTGTTTTAGCAGTTGGTCATGAGAAATATAAAGAAATGAATGTTGACGAGTGGAATAATTTATGTGGAAATGTTACAGATAAAGTTTTTATAGATGTAAAAAGTACTGTAAATGAAAAAGATTTAAAAGATGTTGGTTTTAAATACTGGAGCTTATAA